One Eremothecium cymbalariae DBVPG#7215 chromosome 2, complete sequence DNA window includes the following coding sequences:
- the SRP21 gene encoding signal recognition particle subunit SRP21 (similar to Ashbya gossypii ABL025C) yields MSGSKSLDLYIGNSLEVVSANPSQTVISFTYRNSSDNGSQVKFKTRNNHLGLNYKFKTKKSKDVSRVFSALGPRGVSVETGKVEKKKTGLKSKDMAGIASLMVNTEVKEYVPEQPKVENSGGTSSGAGSAAGGRKKKGKKKGKKR; encoded by the coding sequence ATGTCGGGTAGCAAATCGTTGGATCTGTATATTGGTAACTCTCTGGAGGTGGTTTCAGCGAATCCCTCGCAAACGGTGATAAGTTTTACATATAGGAACAGTAGTGACAATGGCTCACAGGTGAAGTTCAAGACGCGTAACAACCATTTGGGGTTGAATTATAAGTTTAAGACGAAGAAATCCAAAGATGTTTCGAGAGTGTTTAGTGCGTTGGGTCCACGTGGGGTTAGTGTAGAGACTGGTAAGgtggagaagaagaagaccGGGTTGAAGAGTAAAGATATGGCTGGGATAGCAAGCTTGATGGTCAATACGGAAGTGAAGGAATATGTTCCAGAGCAGCCGAAAGTTGAGAACAGTGGAGGGACATCCTCTGGTGCAGGATCGGCTGCGGGTGGGCGCAAGAAGAAGGGCAAGAAGAAGGGCAAGAAGcgttga
- the SSH4 gene encoding Ssh4p (similar to Ashbya gossypii ABL026W) — MFLFNSEQQSDQDERGEWKFVESVNQFDVIGAESISVSDGEQDEVGTGPDTVSLAFLMSLGVAFGVLIVVMVVMAAYLTFCQGNEDEEEYNEESGLLPRNFFKKSAGVLLDSSLLMQGSGSSDDLTEVERQQLTKMSRFEIELYQRAKEFRMMNPPMVKPFGTYVNASDRQCIKDRGIQAYYLLPSINDNVDVSGNFLPSFLIQDKLNITFTKYNKSSSTIMNYPLPFNKRDAVYFEVKVYKFKNTFMSNSIFSIGLVTCPYPYFSMPGMCPYSIAYESTGKLRINNAFYASTLLPSLQEGDVVGVGYRYRSGTIFITHNGKKLMDLTHNVGIDLFIGIGAMNAAYTRTYTKNGLLDDIDNVELRNELADVELGQKKEISDVINEQLLLVHDPQEACVDSDEIELHVNLGNLGYVFVEANVKKYSFGSLFGDIGIPPAYNGDETKTDLILQKGDDLPPTYPEDELGFFGNIKVNLGHRPSTSVSTISNNLQGSSESFPGMLSYERNTSTTTTHFKTLGEEMNNGRNLPGDITENEAAAAAPLLSRGSKGSKSAVRKKRRKMKNQK; from the coding sequence ATGTTCCTGTTCAATAGTGAACAGCAATCGGATCAGGATGAGCGAGGTGAGTGGAAGTTTGTTGAATCTGTTAATCAGTTTGATGTTATTGGGGCGGAGAGTATATCAGTGAGTGATGGTGAGCAAGATGAGGTAGGAACTGGGCCAGATACTGTTAGTTTGGCATTTCTTATGTCTCTGGGCGTTGCGTTTGGGGTATTGATAGTTGTTATGGTTGTTATGGCGGCGTATCTGACGTTTTGTCAGGGcaatgaagatgaagaggagtATAACGAGGAATCAGGTTTGTTGCCacggaatttttttaagaaatcTGCTGGGGTGCTGCTGGACAGCTCTCTGCTTATGCAGGGGTCAGGGAGTAGTGATGATCTGACCGAAGTGGAGCGGCAGCAGCTTACGAAGATGTCACGATTTGAGATTGAGCTTTACCAGCGTGCTAAGGAGTTTCGAATGATGAATCCGCCGATGGTGAAGCCATTTGGGACGTACGTCAATGCATCTGATAGGCAATGCATCAAGGATAGAGGTATACAGGCGTATTACTTGCTACCATCGATTAATGATAATGTTGATGTTTCAGGGAACTTTCTTCCTAGCTTTCTTATTCAAGACAAGTTGAATATTACGTTTACAAAGTATAACAAGTCTTCCTCGACAATCATGAACTACCCATTGCCATTTAATAAGCGGGATGCGGTGTATTTTGAGGTGAAGGTTTACAAGTTCAAGAATACATTTATGTCAAATTCTATATTCAGCATTGGATTAGTCACTTGCCCTTATCCATATTTCTCTATGCCGGGCATGTGTCCCTATTCAATTGCATATGAGTCTACAGGGAAACTAAGGATTAATAACGCATTCTATGCAAGCACTTTGTTGCCTAGTTTACAGGAAGGCGATGTGGTTGGGGTAGGCTATCGGTATAGGTCAGGGACGATATTTATTACACACAACGGAAAGAAGCTTATGGACTTGACTCACAATGTCGGGATCGATTTGTTTATAGGTATAGGTGCCATGAACGCTGCATATACCAGGACCTATACCAAAAATGGGCTTTTGGATGATATAGACAACGTCGAGTTGCGCAATGAACTTGCAGACGTTGAACTTGGtcaaaagaaagagatATCTGATGTTATTAACGAGCAACTACTTCTCGTCCATGATCCACAGGAAGCATGTGTTGATTCCGATGAAATAGAGTTGCACGTCAACTTGGGTAACTTGGGCTATGTATTTGTGGAGGCAAatgttaaaaaatattctttcGGTAGCCTTTTTGGTGACATTGGTATCCCCCCTGCATACAATGGGGATGAAACAAAGACAGATTTGATACTTCAAAAGGGTGACGACTTACCCCCAACCTATCCAGAAGATGAGCTAGGTTTTTTTGGTAACATAAAGGTTAACTTGGGTCATAGACCCTCAACATCGGTTTCAACCATCAGCAACAATCTTCAAGGTTCCTCGGAGAGTTTCCCCGGCATGCTCAGCTACGAAAGAAACACATCCACCACTACCACCCACTTTAAAACACTTGGTGAAGAAATGAACAATGGGCGCAACCTACCTGGTGATATTACCGAGAATGAagccgctgctgctgcaccttTGTTATCCCGGGGATCGAAGGGCTCCAAATCCGCAGTTCggaagaaaagaaggaaaatgaagaaCCAAAAATAG
- the RRN3 gene encoding rDNA-binding RNA polymerase I transcriptional factor (similar to Ashbya gossypii ABL027W) yields the protein MIAVENIQKRASAQDLELSTKGDNGNKKRKVEFADDLVNGYNRKELVPITTEKFSSQLYKSYVMEALDDLETLKDATKLNTLASQLSVPTCSPDSISAENMTILLEVLSNNINKLDTKRGVPIIRAIINFEKWWSLPPFTLSSYVFFLQILCSSMPKWWQDVSMILISNFKLPVQKTIKHHEMLRYFIKAIPSSTNFIDSYVAKYFPNKNDSKKNLVNFISNVLTLTEYCPEFRFHAWSMVIEKIISVDVELQNELDELDDDIEDDIDNELEDDEDNYDESDLNSNSEANNEVGDEDGDGDEDEEEDDDDSENENIDGDEEYNVNVTRNIKDLSGKLDTILTLITTRLSNALTPESLENGDYISTFNTLISLFKSHILPTYYTRSVQYLMFHVSQQQTELMDAFLVTLIDIAFSPNETIEKKIKSLQYIGSFIARAKKLTHTQIVFVASYLISWLHRYVLEREEEVEQPGGMDRFKHFYAAFQSLCYIFCFRHSIFRDGNSWECSIDKFFQRMVISKFNPLKFCNENVMLMFARIAQHEDVVYCFSIIENNNNERLRGIIGKSSDGFTSVEGSSSSPSSAFSSSSSCSSSSWSLAARQQFIDLQSYFPYDPLFLKQYKRMMKEYYVEWSEISGDYESDESEDLDELQS from the coding sequence ATGATAGCTGTAGAGAATATTCAGAAGAGAGCGTCTGCTCAAGATCTCGAATTAAGCACTAAGGGCGATAATGGTAATAAGAAGAGGAAAGTGGAATTTGCAGACGATTTGGTTAATGGTTATAATCGAAAAGAACTTGTGCCTATCACGACTGAAAAGTTCTCATCTCAGTTGTATAAGAGCTACGTTATGGAAGCATTGGATGATTTGGAAACGTTGAAAGATGCTACAAAGTTGAATACACTAGCCAGTCAACTGTCAGTACCAACATGCAGTCCTGATAGTATATCTGCAGAGAATATGACGATATTGTTGGAAGTTTTGagtaataatatcaataagCTTGATACGAAGAGGGGGGTACCTATTATTCGGGCAATAATTAACTTTGAGAAGTGGTGGAGTCTACCCCCATTTACTCTAAGTAGCTATGTATTCTTTCTACAGATATTATGTTCCAGCATGCCCAAATGGTGGCAAGATGTGTCCATGATACTGATTTCTAACTTTAAGCTCCCAGTGCAGAAGACTATCAAGCATCATGAGATGTTGAGATATTTCATAAAGGCCATTCCTTCGTCCACTAATTTTATTGACTCTTATGTTGCGAAGTATTTCCCAAACAAGAACgattcaaagaagaatctAGTGAACTTTATCAGTAATGTGCTTACGTTAACAGAGTATTGTCCTGAATTTCGGTTTCATGCATGGTCCATGGTTATTGAAAAGATCATTTCAGTTGACGTTGAGCTACAAAATGAACTGGATGAACTAGAcgatgatattgaagaCGATATAGACAACGAGCTtgaggatgatgaggataaCTACGATGAAAGCGATTTGAACTCCAATAGTGAGGCTAATAATGAAGTTGGCGATGAAGATGGCGATGgcgatgaagatgaagaagaagatgatgatgattcagAAAACGAAAATATTGACGgtgatgaagaatacaaTGTCAATGTCACAAGAAATATCAAGGATCTATCTGGCAAACTTGATACAATTCTCACACTAATAACGACTAGGCTATCTAACGCTTTGACACCAGAGAGCTTGGAAAACGGAGATTACATCAGCACTTTTAATACACTCATCTCACTCTTCAAATCGCACATTCTCCCCACGTACTATACTAGATCTGTTCAATATCTCATGTTCCATGTGTCGCAACAACAGACAGAACTGATGGATGCTTTCCTGGTAACATTGATAGACATTGCCTTTTCACCCAATGAGACCATCgaaaagaagatcaagTCGCTCCAGTACATTGGATCCTTCATAGCGCGTGCAAAAAAGCTCACACACACCCAAATTGTCTTCGTTGCCAGCTACCTTATCTCCTGGCTGCACCGTTATGTGCTTGAAAGAGAGGAGGAAGTAGAGCAACCGGGCGGGATGGATCGATTCAAACATTTTTATGCAGCGTTCCAATCACTATGCTAcatattttgttttaggCACTCTATATTTCGTGACGGCAATTCTTGGGAATGTTCCATCGATAAATTCTTCCAGAGGATGGTCATTTCTAAATTCAATCCCCTAAAGTTCTGCAACGAAAACGTTATGCTCATGTTTGCACGCATTGCCCAACATGAAGATGTCGTGTACTGCTTTAGTatcattgaaaataataacaacGAACGCCTGCGCGGAATTATCGGCAAATCCAGCGATGGATTTACTTCCGTAGAAGGTAGCTCTTCCTCCCCCTCCTCCGccttctcctcctcttcctcttgttcctcctcctcctggTCTCTTGCCGCCAGACAACAATTCATCGATCTCCAGTCATACTTCCCCTACGATCCACTCTTCCTCAAGCAGTACAAAAGAATGATGAAAGAATATTACGTAGAATGGAGCGAGATCAGTGGAGACTACGAAAGTGATGAAAGTGAAGATCTCGATGAACTGCAGTCCTGA
- a CDS encoding uncharacterized protein (similar to Ashbya gossypii ABL029W): MSHSVKLVPTKAFHDQKPGTSGLRKKTKVFQQEHYTENFIQAILEAIPEGCQDAILVVGGDGRYYNDVVMQKIAEVGSANGVKKLIIGQNGLMSTPAASHLIRTYAEKVTGGIILTASHNPGGPDNDLGIKYNLANGAPAPEKVTSAMYEISKKLTHYKIVEPFPKLDLSRIGTDQKYGDLLVDIIDTTAAYVKLVKEIFDFDLIKSFLQKAQSEYDFKILFDALNGITGPYGRAIFVDELGLPEHFLQHCTPLPDFGGLHPDPNLTYAHDLVSRVDEEQIAFGAASDGDGDRNMIYGAGPAFVSPGDSVAIIAEYAQEIPYFAKNGIHGLARSFPTSGAIDLVAKEHGLNCYEVPTGWKFFCNLFDSKKLSICGEESFGTGSDHIREKDGLWAIIAWLNVLAIYNRRNPEKPASIKAIQDEFWLKYGRTFFTRYDFENCSTSDAANIMNLLKEFVEDKSVIGQPFEPWPSVLVVDTGDFSYTDLDGSVSDHQGLFIKLSNGTRYVVRLSGTGSSGATIRVYIERYTNDQSEYSLTASEFLHVDIAAILQHLKFKHYIGTDEPTVRT; encoded by the coding sequence ATGTCTCATTCCGTGAAGCTCGTCCCTACTAAAGCGTTCCATGACCAAAAGCCTGGAACCTCTGGTTTGAGGAAAAAGACCAAAGTGTTCCAGCAAGAGCATTATACAGAAAATTTCATTCAAGCAATCCTTGAGGCTATTCCAGAAGGATGCCAAGATGCGATTTTAGTTGTTGGTGGAGATGGTCGCTACTACAATGATGTTGTGATGCAAAAGATTGCTGAAGTGGGTTCAGCAAATGGAGTCAAAAAATTGATTATTGGTCAGAACGGTTTAATGTCTACTCCAGCTGCTTCACATTTGATTAGGACATACGCTGAGAAGGTCACCGGTGGTATTATATTGACTGCTTCGCACAATCCGGGTGGCCCAGACAACGATCTTGGTATAAAGTACAACTTGGCTAATGGCGCCCCTGCTCCTGAAAAGGTCACAAGTGCCATGTATGAGATATCGAAGAAATTAACACATTACAAGATTGTCGAGCCATTTCCTAAGCTTGACTTATCCAGGATCGGCACCGACCAAAAGTATGGGGATTTGTTGGTTGACATTATTGACACAACAGCGGCCTATGTTAAATTGGTGaaggaaatttttgattttgacTTGATCAAGTCGTTCTTACAGAAGGCACAGTCTGAATATGACTTCAAGATTTTGTTTGATGCTTTAAATGGTATTACTGGACCATATGGCAGGGCTATATTTGTTGACGAATTGGGGCTTCCTGAGCACTTCTTGCAACACTGTACCCCGCTGCCAGATTTTGGTGGTTTGCATCCTGATCCAAACTTGACCTATGCACATGATTTGGTAAGCAGGGTAGACGAGGAACAAATTGCCTTTGGTGCTGCCTCTGATGGCGATGGTGATAGAAACATGATCTACGGTGCTGGACCCGCTTTCGTTTCGCCAGGTGATTCTGTTGCAATCATTGCAGAGTACGCTCAAGAAATTCCATATTTTGCGAAGAACGGCATCCACGGCTTGGCCCGGTCTTTTCCAACATCCGGCGCAATTGACTTGGTAGCAAAGGAGCATGGCTTGAACTGTTACGAGGTTCCAACTGGTTGGAAGTTTTTCTGTAACTTGTTTGACTCCAAAAAGTTGTCTATATGTGGAGAAGAATCCTTTGGTACTGGGTCCGACCATATCAGAGAAAAAGATGGTCTCTGGGCCATTATCGCCTGGTTAAACGTCTTGGCCATTTATAACAGGAGAAACCCTGAAAAACCTGCTTCTATAAAGGCCATTCAGGATGAATTCTGGTTAAAGTATGGTCGTACGTTCTTCACCCGTTACGATTTCGAAAACTGCTCTACTTCCGACGCCGCCAACATTATGAATCTACTAAAAGAATTTGTTGAGGACAAGTCCGTCATCGGTCAGCCCTTCGAACCTTGGCCATCAGTTCTCGTTGTCGACACAGGAGACTTCAGCTACACTGATCTTGATGGCTCCGTCTCAGACCACCAAGGCTTGTTCATTAAACTATCCAACGGCACCCGCTATGTCGTTAGACTATCAGGCACTGGTTCTTCCGGTGCCACAATTAGAGTGTACATTGAAAGATACACCAACGACCAGTCAGAATACTCCTTGACCGCTAGTGAATTTCTGCACGTCGATATAGCTGCAATCCTACAACACTTGAAGTTCAAACACTACATCGGCACCGATGAGCCTACAGTCCGCACTTGA
- the YKU80 gene encoding ATP-dependent DNA helicase YKU80 (similar to Ashbya gossypii ABL030W) yields the protein MSQECTTFLIDYSASMEEHLQKFEAYLEYSLFEKCQKARKTDYTQVVLANCSMEKNSSDVRNMFEVYPPTAPLDLRSLVKICERLRTLRELDLLENDRSYMLEALLAVGVQINEKFKKKKVLKQLVAVTDDLDGLDIDDDELEVIQANLDLRLILVYCGGKQFPDDFHKTKWGKLVSLHEGSMKFTLGEMLHTIEQVNHRPIKPVRVFQGQLRLGADFKNLESCQDDPYCMCINVEGYPATKAVTSLSRKQVQKTEDGSYIPLKSVVEYEIHEPSEKEDQEYEAITVSKDHIVKAFRYGADYISLPDVLASERIYQTTPGLDIRGFIDLFNVPRQYLCGESVYIIADTREGSEADFMAFSALVDAMITSKKLAIARYVQKNNSEVQMVVLCPLLVGSNLKKRTSDNPEAEPKRALVLCRLPFAEDERACDFLPFTNKYPKDEDMDAKMDQLVDLMDMDSDATEHHSETSWCSNSSIQPFTSFMKDSSLPLPSDPNLQEVSDPICIPAIAIHRQKQVLLDYFHQRFILGQENAFSIGNMADSLMEQIAPRAPKATADLASQLKLGLGVKLAEKVEYPNQFAPTDEIFDDDNDIDTNIPSLEKLLSIGKSMRP from the coding sequence ATGTCGCAGGAATGCACTACGTTTCTAATTGATTATTCTGCCTCTATGGAAGAGcatcttcaaaagttcGAGGCTTATTTGGAGTATTCACTGTTTGAAAAGTGCCAAAAAGCTAGAAAGACCGATTACACGCAGGTCGTGTTGGCCAACTGCTCAATGGAGAAAAACAGCAGTGATGTTAGGAATATGTTTGAAGTGTATCCGCCTACTGCGCCTTTAGATCTGCGGTCGTTGGTTAAGATATGCGAGAGGTTAAGGACTCTTAGAGAATTGGATCTGCTGGAGAATGATAGGAGTTATATGCTAGAAGCGTTGCTTGCTGTTGGTGTCCAGATAAACGAAAAGtttaagaaaaagaaggtATTGAAGCAGTTAGTTGCGGTGACAGATGATTTGGATGGGCTGGATATAGATGACGATGAGTTGGAAGTGATACAAGCAAACCTTGATCTACGGCTGATCTTGGTGTATTGTGGTGGTAAGCAGTTCCCGGATGATTTTCATAAGACCAAATGGGGGAAACTTGTATCTCTGCATGAGGGCTCCATGAAATTTACACTTGGAGAGATGCTTCATACGATTGAACAAGTCAACCATCGCCCTATAAAGCCTGTAAGGGTCTTCCAAGGACAGCTGAGGCTGGGTGCCgatttcaaaaaccttGAGTCTTGTCAGGATGATCCATATTGCATGTGTATCAATGTGGAAGGATATCCGGCTACAAAAGCTGTAACGTCGCTCAGCAGAAAACAAGTGCAGAAGACCGAGGATGGGTCTTACATACCGTTAAAGTCTGTTGTCGAGTACGAGATACATGAACCCAGTGAGAAAGAGGATCAGGAATACGAAGCTATTACTGTGTCGAAGGATCATATTGTCAAGGCATTCCGCTATGGAGCTGATTATATCTCGTTACCTGACGTGCTTGCATCTGAAAGAATCTACCAGACCACTCCAGGGTTGGATATTCGTGGATTCATCGATCTTTTTAATGTTCCAAGACAATATCTATGCGGTGAATCGGTCTATATCATTGCAGATACGAGAGAGGGTTCTGAAGCTGATTTTATGGCATTTTCAGCTCTAGTTGATGCAATGATAACATCTAAAAAGCTGGCAATTGCTAGATATGTCCAGAAAAATAACAGTGAAGTGCAGATGGTCGTGCTGTGCCCGTTGCTGGTAGGTtcaaacttgaaaaaaCGCACTTCGGATAATCCAGAGGCGGAACCAAAACGTGCTTTAGTGCTATGCAGATTGCCCTTTGCTGAAGACGAGCGTGCTTGCGACTTTTTACCCTTCACAAACAAATATCCTAAAGATGAGGACATGGATGCTAAAATGGACCAATTGGTAGACTTAATGGATATGGATTCAGACGCTACTGAGCATCACAGTGAAACCAGCTGGTGTTCTAACAGCTCAATACAGCCTTTTACTTCCTTCATGAAAGATAGTTCACTACCACTGCCGTCTGACCCTAATCTGCAGGAAGTCTCGGATCCGATCTGTATCCCTGCAATTGCAATTCATCGCCAAAAGCAGGTTCTTCTAGATTATTTCCACCAAAGGTTCATCCTTGGACAGGAAAATGCCTTTTCAATTGGCAATATGGCAGACTCTCTAATGGAGCAGATCGCTCCACGTGCCCCTAAAGCCACTGCTGACCTGGCAAGTCAACTGAAACTGGGCTTGGGCGTCAAGCTCGCTGAGAAGGTGGAATACCCAAACCAATTTGCCCCAACAGATGAAATCTTCGACGACGATAATGACATTGACACAAATATTCCTTCCCTCGAGAAACTCCTTTCCATTGGGAAATCCATGCGACCTTGA